One Candidatus Binatia bacterium genomic window, ACGGCGCAACGTCGCCGTTCGGTTTGACGCGCGCATCGATCCATCCGATGTAGCAGGGGAATGCGTTCCAGACCGTGCTTCCGGCGTCATAGCGGCGCATCAAGTCATCAATGTTGTGCTGCAGCGGTCGCCCGCGCAGCCACGTCCGCAGATGCCCGAGGGAGCGGCGGAACGAAACCTCCTCGTCCGCCGTCAGCGCATGCGCACCAAATTTCCCGCGATGGGTGAACAACGGAGAAAAGGAAATGCCATCACAGGCCGTCGCCAGGGCCAGTTCCGCGAAGCGCTCGACTTTCTGGAAGTCGTGACGATTGATGGGGTGATGCAAGACGACGCGCGGCCGCTTTTTCCCCTGTGCCGATTTCTGCGAGGAGAGGAGTTGCACGCCGCGGACCACCCTGTCGAACATCGTGGCAGGAGTTCCCGGATGATTCCGTTGGTAATCGTCGGGGGCACTGGCCCACAGGCTGACCTGGATCTTGTCGAGCCCCGAAGCCACCAGCGAGCAGGCCATTTTCTCATCCAGCAAGGTCCCGTTGGTGACCAGGAACACCTCCAGCCCGGCGGCCTTTGCGGCGG contains:
- a CDS encoding radical SAM protein, producing the protein MRPSNNSVSSGRIRKAFQAIRFVRGVLTGDSAGAGPFYVTIDVTQRCNLRCLGCRFHSPEMKSESDGGGMQDMPYELVLRLCDQLRSLGAWRLVLIGEGEPLLHPRIIDIISAAKAAGLEVFLVTNGTLLDEKMACSLVASGLDKIQVSLWASAPDDYQRNHPGTPATMFDRVVRGVQLLSSQKSAQGKKRPRVVLHHPINRHDFQKVERFAELALATACDGISFSPLFTHRGKFGAHALTADEEVSFRRSLGHLRTWLRGRPLQHNIDDLMRRYDAGSTVWNAFPCYIGWIDARVKPNGDVAPCNPCDLAMGNLHVNSLQEIWNGPAYREFRRRTLTREGLKDLAARCDCEFCCHLTANRRLHPVFRTLAPFMHR